A genomic window from Camelus ferus isolate YT-003-E chromosome 9, BCGSAC_Cfer_1.0, whole genome shotgun sequence includes:
- the GINS3 gene encoding DNA replication complex GINS protein PSF3 isoform X2: MTMNCVACWQGICREGSSFGICLMVFSRLDRILRRKIVAVQCRFNHIISRGSKLELPLWLAKGLFDNKRRILSVELPKIYQEGWRTVFSADANVVDLHKMGPHFYGFGSQLLHFDSPENADISQSLLQTFIGRFRRIMDSSQNAYNEDTSALVARLDEMERGLFQTGQKGLNDFQCWEKGQASQITASNLVQNYKKRKFTDMED, from the exons atgacCATGAATTGTGTGGCGTGCTGGCAAGGTATTTGTAGAGAGGGTTCCTCgtttgggatttgtctgatggTTTTCTCGAGATTAGACCGCATTTTGAGGAGGAAGATCGTAGCCGTACAGTGCCGTTTTAACcacatcatatcaagg GGCTCAAAGCTTGAACTCCCCTTGTGGCTGGCAAAAGGACTTTTTGACAACAAGCGGCGGATCCTTTCTGTGGAACTTCCCAAGATCTACCAAGAGGGTTGGAGGACTGTGTTCAGTGCAGATGCTAACGTGGTGGACCTCCACAAAATGGGGCCACATTTCTACGGGTTTGGCTCCCAACTCTTGCATTTTGACAGCCCAGAGAATGCAGACATCTCCCAGTCTCTCCTGCAG ACATTTATTGGGCGTTTCCGCCGCATCATGGACTCCTCCCAGAATGCTTACAACGAAGACACTTCGGCACTGGTAGCCAGGCTGGATGAGATGGAGAGGGGCTTGTTTCAAACAGGGCAGAAAGGACTGAATGACTTTCAATGTTGGGAGAAGGGGCAGGCGTCTCAGATCACAGCTTCCAACCTCGTTCAGAACtacaagaagagaaaattcacTGACATGGAAGACTGA
- the GINS3 gene encoding DNA replication complex GINS protein PSF3 isoform X1, with protein MSEAYFRVESGALGPEENFLSLDDILMSHEKLPVRTEIPMPRLGAFFLDRSGGSETDNAIPQGSKLELPLWLAKGLFDNKRRILSVELPKIYQEGWRTVFSADANVVDLHKMGPHFYGFGSQLLHFDSPENADISQSLLQTFIGRFRRIMDSSQNAYNEDTSALVARLDEMERGLFQTGQKGLNDFQCWEKGQASQITASNLVQNYKKRKFTDMED; from the exons ATGTCCGAGGCTTATTTCCGCGTGGAGTCAGGTGCGCTGGGGCCTGAGGAGAACTTTCTTTCCTTGGACGACATCCTCATGTCCCACGAGAAGCTCCCGGTGCGCACAGAGATCCCCATGCCGCGCCTCGGAGCCTTCTTCCTGGATCGGAGCGGAGGGTCCGAGACAGACAACGCAATCCCTCAG GGCTCAAAGCTTGAACTCCCCTTGTGGCTGGCAAAAGGACTTTTTGACAACAAGCGGCGGATCCTTTCTGTGGAACTTCCCAAGATCTACCAAGAGGGTTGGAGGACTGTGTTCAGTGCAGATGCTAACGTGGTGGACCTCCACAAAATGGGGCCACATTTCTACGGGTTTGGCTCCCAACTCTTGCATTTTGACAGCCCAGAGAATGCAGACATCTCCCAGTCTCTCCTGCAG ACATTTATTGGGCGTTTCCGCCGCATCATGGACTCCTCCCAGAATGCTTACAACGAAGACACTTCGGCACTGGTAGCCAGGCTGGATGAGATGGAGAGGGGCTTGTTTCAAACAGGGCAGAAAGGACTGAATGACTTTCAATGTTGGGAGAAGGGGCAGGCGTCTCAGATCACAGCTTCCAACCTCGTTCAGAACtacaagaagagaaaattcacTGACATGGAAGACTGA